One Aegilops tauschii subsp. strangulata cultivar AL8/78 chromosome 2, Aet v6.0, whole genome shotgun sequence genomic window, AATCAGCCAGTCCTAAAGTGGCCTCCATGTGATACCGCGAGGTGGCCGCCAGGGGAAAGGCCATCTGCCTAGCCTCACCGTCGACGAGTATGCCATCTACAAGGAGATACGACAGTGGGGTGAGGCCGTAGACTCCGGCCTCGGCGGACGCCAGGACGTCGGACTTTGCCAACAGCCGCAGGAGGCGCCCAAGAAACGGCGTCTTGGAAGGTGGAAGGGACAGCGCCGCCATCAGGTCTGGCAACGACGCGGTGCCACCGAGGCGGTGGATCGCGCTAGGGACGCCGAGCTGGATGGCACACCTGACCTGAGTGCCATGGATGTGAGGTAGGAGAGGCTGTGGCGCCACAAGTCAGCCTGCGCCTTGATCAGCTGGGCGTCGGTGGGGGTTGCCGTTGTCTGGGACTGAGCTGCCATGCTTTCTCTACTGATCGCTCTTGTCTCGAGCTGTGTGTAGTGGGTGTAGATTGCTCAGCTTAGCTAGGATGGAGGACTTATATCGTCATGCATTTGTGTTACTGCTAACCAGCAACTAACTTTATTAAATATTTCGCTCGTGGAACATGAGGTGGGACATGCTTATCGCCGGCCGTGTCTTGCGTGCACAGTTGGTAGGAGCACAGCGGGGAGCTGTTTTACTGTTGGAATGAATTAAACCATGCACAGCGGGGAGCTGTTTTACTGTTGCCGTGCATGCTTTTGGATACGAAGGATATGTCTTGAAGATGAGCGTCATGCGGATAGGATCAATCGATGGACCAAAGATTAATGGCTGTACCACCTCCAGGGCAAAGATCAATCGACGGGATGGCTGTCTAATAAGAGAGGATAGATGTTTAGTCATCATATCCTATTTCTGCTCGTTGTGGCATTTTTTTCCTGAACTTGCTTGTGAATCTAAGTGGAATTACTTACTTAGTTGCCACTTTATTTAATAAAATGGTTGTATGCATCGCTTGATGCATAGGCCAAAGGCAatcttcttttttttttctttaaaAGAGGCAAATTTCTGAACCATAAGCTGGTCCGTTTGAACCAATTTGCAGAAACATATCAAGGTAAAACTCATCGACGAACTAGGGCTCCATATATCGTAGTGATACAGTATGACAAATCAAATTAAAAAGTATGGGGAAAACATGCGAATATCCAATTCTGAGCTCGAGCTCATCTGCACCCGCTCAAGAAACAATtcataaaaaattcaaattttttgtgcaaggtagataatttgatgcgtgaggtgcGCTTCAAATTTCAGAGTATTTGGGCAGTTGagtagctctcagcaaaaaagacaaattgtGTCAGAACAGTACACTATTTAACAGACCataaatttgtcttttttgccgagagctactcagatgtccaaatgattTGACATTTGGAGCGTACATCACGCACCAAATTATCTACCATGcggaaaaaaattggaattttttgaattttttttagtatttgtttttatttatttattgagCGCAGGTGCAGATGATCCTGGGAGCCAAAACGCCTCACTCGAAAACATGAGCTTACTTCCTACTAGCTTCAAATCTTGGTTTGTTTCAGCTTGGCTATGTTACTTCGCAAGGAGGAGGATTGGGCGCTCGTGTTTTTTGGGTACAACCAATGGGACATGACCTCTTGAGATTTGTTCAACTGATTTGGTTGGCGCCTTATCGGTATAATTTTTTATGCATGAGGCTCTTTTTCTGTATTTTTTGTTTGCCTTTGAGGTAGCAATATGTGGATTTTTATttgttgattttttttttgaagaaaGACACCCAAAGGGCATATTAGATCTAATAGTTACCAAGGAAAATGATCAGTACAATGGAAAGACAATTGTATGCAGAACACCGGTGTTTGATAATATTACAATGAAAACTATGCTAGTCTTCTACTTCCTCCCATTGATTCATGTTCGCTGGAGATTGAAATTTGCACTTAACCAAATAGTAAAAGAAAGAGACACTTGCAAACGCCTTCTGTCATACGAACCTTTAAAGACTGCAGTAGTCACTCGCCGCTTGAAATAAGATCTAGAAGGCTCTGAACAAACATCGGTTGGAGCATCATCCCACGTAGTACAAGCTTGCAATCCATCGCCACGATCCAAATAGTTAGAGAAATTGGACCATGCCGCCGAACAACACGGAGGATGTCAAACTCACCGTACCACTGAACCTTTATGAAGTCAGATGCTGAACTTTGGAATAATCAATAAAAGGTTGTGTACATCGCTCCATGCAAAGGCCGCGGGTCTTCCCCTCTTTTCCGAAAAAGGTTCAAGCCTTAGTAACAAGCAAGAAATACATCTTTTTTCTGGGGTAATAAATACTTCAGTTATGCTAGGTTCAACTTTGGTTTCTTTCTGCTTATGAGCTCGGAACTCCGTATCCCAGCCACTTGGCTATGTAACCTTGCAATACAATGCAGTGACTGATTCATCAAGAAGATGAACGTGTGGATGGGGAACACCGACCAGAATGGCATTGATCTCCTCTAGCTGAGGTTGTACAACGGAGACCAAGATCATGACATATTCCCCCAAATCCTCATGATCCAGGCAGTTCCCCATCAGCAACTGAATTAAGATATCTCTTTCTGGAATGAGGCGCAATGCTACCTGACATTTTTGCAACTATGCTCAGCACATTAGTTCAGTGGAAAATTGCTAGCTTATATTGTCATGATGAACAGAACAGAAGTATGTGAAAGTGGTCATACCCTGTAAGCAGCCGATGCACACACATagctaggatgcacacagccaacaccaACGCACGCACACAAAACACACCAGCGAATAGCAAAGTCATACAAGACCAAATCTATACGTGAGCAAGGAAAAAAGAACAAGCCCCAAATCGTATCCACGACCGGTAAGAAGAGCAAGCCAAGGTTTAAAAACAGAGAAGAAATCAAGCTGGGTTTCATGTAAATGTAAGTAACTGACCAAGGACATGGAGGAGCTGCTTGGAGAGGCAGAGGAGATCCATGGTGGATGACCTCATTTTCCTCTGCTGCTCCTGATCCTCATCATCTCCAAAGCTGAGGAAGCAGAGGTCCTCCATGGCCATCCTCAGCTCAGACTTGCTCCTCTCCATCGATCTCCCCCCTTTCTTGAGAGCTTCTGCCTTAGCTCCACTAATTCCCTAGTTATATAGACAAATTGGAGCTCATTTGCTGCCATTTCTTGGAGCAaatgatggggggggggggggggggtcaactTCTGGATGCCATTTCAGTAATGCAATGCAATAATAAACAGCTGCGTCTTGGAGCTGTTGTTGTCCACTCCAGAACCCTCCATCAGTGTATGTGAAGTCAGAGCAGAGCAGAGGAGCAAGTGGTGTATTTTTCTTTAGGAAGAAAGCAAGTGGTGTTTGTATTGTTAGGAGTAAAGTAAGTGGATGATTTGATTCAGTAATTATTTAAAGGTGATTTAGGTAGAAAGCAGGTACTGTACTTATTTAGGAAGAAAGCAGGTACTGTACTTATTTAAAGGTTAGCCATCCGGCCTTGTACTTGTGGTGGTGTCGTTAAGCCATTGGCAGTCACTTAATCTGCACAAATATACTACAGTACAATGTTGTTCAAGAGTGGTCAACCTCCTACTGGTTTGGCCCTAGTGTAAAAATAAATAGCAACTTTGTGGAGATGAGTGAGGAAAAGGTTTTTCCAGGAGAGAGATGTCATCTGGCCAGGTTAAAGGGAACATATGCAACAAATCATATGCTGAGATGAAAGACTCCTGAGGAGTGACATATGAGATGCCCTCCCTCGCAAAGTAGAGGAATAAGAATGGCATAAAAATAATATCAAAAGGAGAGATCTGATATCTCCGCCCGGTTGTTTGTGCTTTAGTTCATAAATAATGTCCTCATctaatctactccctccgtttctaaatataagtctttgtaaaGATTACACCGtcgactacatacgaagcaaaatgagtctaaaatgcatctacatacatccgttaaaatgtggtccatagtgaaatctctacgaaaacttatatttaaaaacggaacggagggagtagttggaGAAGAAAGTCATAATGTCCATCATCCATCAACCCAACCCAGCGACAGTATTATCAGCATTGATAATTCATATTCACAACTACCCCCGTAGTGtaaaaaacactcttatattatgaaCGAAGGGAGTATGTTCTAGAGGAATACGGCAGGCAATCACCAGTGCGGTCAGTCCGGGAAAGGCTAGATGAGGTGAGTCGCCATGGGAAAGAACCTACTACTTCAtccgatccatattacttgtcgcgGCAGAAAACATGTTCCAGCATGGCACATTTCGTCAAGCTGACAACACAACAGGTAAGATCAAACAAGCATCAATCAACCACAACCTACCACCTCTGCTCTGCTCAGGTCTACAAGATTTTCATTTTACCAACAAACCTCCTCCAGGCATCAATCATCTTATCTCTCTCATGGTCATGGGCAACATTGCGTCCTACCAGCTTACAAAACACACAGAAAACTTATATTACAGCACGCACACGTCATCCTCTTAACCTACCACCTTCAGCAGAGCACCACAAAAACTAACGCAGCTCATGTCGGTCACCTCACTTGTTCACCTCTCATGAGTAAGTAACATGATCACAGGATTGCCTCTACAAGTAAGTAACGCAGTGGAGACACCTCACTTCTTCACCTCCTCGTACTCGGCCTCCCGGGCCTCGTCGCCACCACCGCCCTGCGACCCCGGCTCATCGCCAGCagccccgccgccaccaccagaCATGTGCTGCCCAATCTTGGACACGGCCCTGTTGGCCGCGTCCAtcttggccttgatcttctcggCGTCGTCGGAGGCCATCTCGGCACGGAGCTCAGCAACGGCCGCCTCGATCTCAGACACCACCTCCGCGGGGACCTTGTCCCGGTACTCGCCCAGGCTCTTCTCCACGCTGTAGATGGTGGTGTCCGCGGTGTTCCGCACGTCGATCAGGGCCTTGCGCTCCTGGTCCTTGTGCGAGTGCACCTCCGCCTCCTGGACCATCTTCTGGATCTCCGCCTCCGACAGGCCCCCTGAGGACcggatggtgatctgctgctccTTGCCCGTCGCCTTGTCCTTGGCCGACACCGTCACGATGCCGTTCGCGTCGATGTCGAACGTCACCTCCACCTGCGGCGTGCCCCTCGGCGCCGGTGGGATGCCGACGAGGTCGAACTCGCCCAGGAGCTTGTTGTCTGATGCCATCTCACGCTCGCCTTGCAGCACCTTGATGCCCACTTGCGTCTGGTTGTCAGCAGCAGTTGAGAACACCTGCACAAAGCACAGAGACATTATTGCTTCTtagcatgtatatatatatatatatatatatatatatatatatatatatatatatgctgcCAAAACAATATTATGGACATGCCAAGCAAGCTGCTGAATACAGATCAGATGAACAAAACGTAAAATATTATCAAAGGAAGGCCAGTTATATGGGGAAAAGCCAGCTCCACGAATGCCATCAGAAGGCACAACCATAGCTAATGCTAATCGATCCTGTCACTTAGGAAAGTGCACCAAGAGGTGAAACTAATATTACAGAGTTTGATCAGAGGATATCTCTAAAAAATAATCCAAAGCTCAATTGCGTAATAACAATCAATCATGACTATAACAGATGGGTCAGCACCATCTATCAATGACTCAAGTAAGATGATGATAGCAAACAGAGGAAGATCAGTGATACACAACATAGCTAAGTAGGCCGCCAAAACAGTATGAGAGATGGCAACCAAGCTGAATACAGATCAGATGAACAGAACATAAAATTTTATGGTACAAAGGCAAAAGTCAATGTTCTACTATGAAAGGATGAATCAATAATGCTATGGGGAAACCAGCTCCATGAGTGCCATCAGAAGGCACATGCATAGCTAATGCTAATCGATCCCCTTAGGAAAGGGACCAAGCAAGCTAATATTACAGGGATTGATAGAAAAGAAAAACATATCAGAGGACATTCCTAAAAATATAGTCCAAAGTTCAATTGTGAACAACGATCATGACTATGACAGAGGAGTCAGCACCATCTATCAGTGACTCTTGACACGAAGCCGTCACATAGACATCTCACGAAGTCGTCACATAGACATCTCGAGTGAGACGATAATAGCAAACAGAGAAAGATCATCAATGATATGCCACCAAAAAATGAAAAGAGCATGCAACACTATATATAATATAACTGGTGGACTAACCAAGATCATAGTACTTGGGAACTAGTTCAGGAGGAACGGGAACATGATTACCAACCTGGCTTTTCTTGGTGGGGATGGTAGTGTTCCTGGAAATCAGTCTGGTGAAGATACCGCCAAGAGTCTCAATACCAAGTGACAGCGGGGTAACATCAAGGAGAAGAAGCTCCTTCACATCTCCACGGAGAATGCCGCCCTGAATAGCAGCACCCATGGCCACAGCTTCATCTGGGTTGACTCCTTTGCTAGGGGCCTTGCCAAAGATCTCAGAGACTATCTCCTGCACTTTTGGAACCCTTGTCATTCCACCGACGAGAAGGACCTCATCAACATCCTTGGTGGTTATGCCGGCATCCTTCAAGCAGCTCTTGCATGGTTCTCTGGTCCTCTCAATCAGACTGTTCACCAGAGACTCAAATTTTGATCTTGTCAGTGTGATGTTCAGATGTTTTGCTCCACTGGCATCAGCAGTGATGAAAGGAAGATTGATTTCAGTCTGGGTAGTTGAGGAGAGTTCGATTTTCGCCTTCTCAGCTGCTTCACGCAGTCTCTGCAGAGCCAATCTATCCTTTGACAGATCAATATTTTCAGTGTTTTTGTACTCGCTCACTAAGAACTCCAACAGAGTATTGTCAAAGTCTTCTCCACCCAGGAAAGTGTCGCCATTGGTTGCTTTCACCTGTCAATCAAGACATAATCAATCAACATATCAGGAATGGAAACCAATCACTACTTATATAACAACTTAATTAATTTCCTTACTGAAGCAAACTACTGGTAATTAAGAGGCAAGTTACAACAAGCACTGACCTCAAACACTCCATTAGAGATCTCTAGAATTGAGACATCAAAGGTTCCTCCTCCAAGGTCAAATACAGCAATCAGGCCCTCCTTGTTGTTTGTTCCGTAGGACAGAGCAGCAGCAGTTGGTTCATTGATGATCCTTTGGACATCAAGTCCAGCAATACGGCCAGCATCCTTGGTGGCCTGCCTCTGAGCATCATTGAAGTAAGCTGGAACGGTAATGACAGCCTTGGAAATAGACTTGCCAAGGTAAGACTCAGCTGTCTCCTTCATCTTGGTCAGCACAAACCCACCAATCTGGCTCGGCGAGTACTGCTTGCCATCTGTGGTCTCAACCCAAGCATCTCCATTGGGAGCCTTCACGATCTTGTATGGTACCATGTTCATCTCCTTCTGTGTCTGTGGGTCATCAAAGCGACGCCCAATCATACGCTTTGTGCCAAAGAAGGTGTTCTGTGGGTTGGTCACTGCTTGCCGCTTGGCTGGAATTCCCACGAGTAGCTCTCCTTTcggagaaaaggcaacaactgaCGGTGTAGTCCTGGCGCCTTCCGAATTCTCAATCACCTTTGCATCCTGCATTTAGAGGGAGGTTTAATTGCTCAGACAATTTTAAACAGGAGGAAACTAGCAGAGAACAAAACATGTACATGCAGTGAGAGTATAGTATGCTGGGGCCACACGACACACCTTTCCCTCCATAACCGCGACACATGAATTGGTCGTTCCCAAATCAATTCCAATAACCTCATTTCCAATTGGCTTTGCACTGAGGAATAAAAGCACAGAGAAGAGTTAGTTAGATATGCATGCTGCAAGGATCTTCCCCAAATTTTCTACTGCATAAACCAAAATAAGATGGTTGTTACCTGAAAGTTCTTGCAAAAGTACCCCATCTGGAGCACACATTTGCAGCAGCATATGTTGATTGGACGTTGGCCGTCAGCTGGTATGTAAACAATCAATAGTCAGAAAATCACATTCAATAGTCAGAAAGTCACATCATTGAAAATATTAAGCCCTAAAACATTTTGGTGTCCTGGTGGGCAGATCAATTCTCTGCACAAACAACAAAAGGGAACACATTCCAAACAGAAGAAAGATGCATATTAGTCAAAATACAGGACTGACCCCTGTTTACCCCGCTCATTTGCATGGAAGTCAACGATCGTTTGCTAATAAAAAACATGGCATATGATCATGGTACACACAATCATTCCTAGAAGTCCATACTTGCAGTACAGAACAAATTCAGAGTCACCTCTACAGCAATACAAACACATAGTAATCCTGGACACTAGCGGTTAAGGGCATGTTTCTCTTCAGAGAGGTAGTAAGGCATACTACAAGGAGATGAGAGATCGAAATGGAAACATGGTAATACAGAAACCGTTCCCAGTCACTGAACATTTGGGTTAATCTAGAACATGGCATATGATCTAAGCACTAACAAACAACAGTCCATACTTGCATGTATATAGAACAAAGAGTCACCTCTACAGCAATGCAGGAACACAATAACAGTCCATACTTGCATGTATATAGAACAAATTCAGAGTCACCTCTGCAGCAATACAGAGACACAATCACTGGTGGGCAGTACCAGTAAAGGACATGCTTTTTTTCAGAGGGTTAATCACATCATTGACTAGTCAATATTAAGCTTGTGTAAGGTAAACAATCAATATTCAGAAATCCACATGATTGACAATATTAAGGCCAAAAACGTTTTAGTGGCTTAGTGGGCAGACGTATGCACAAAATGGGGGACATTTTTCAACCTGAAGAAAACACACATATCATTCAGTAGCCAGTACCAAACTACCAATCCCTGTAAGTGCATAGGGTAAGCATACAGGATTGTGCGTCCTGTTTTACCCCACCCCACCCATGACCCACGGGCATGATAAATTGTTACAAGCCACTGATGGTTGGCTAATCTAGAGCATGCACATGATTGCAGTACTACATAGCTAGTAAACAAACACTTGCATCATGTGTTAGAACAAAAACAGGGTCACCTCTACAGCAGCACCAGAGAGCCATGATTCTTCTACTACTAGGAGACAAGACATCGAAATGGAAACCTGCAGTCCACACTTGGCATCTGATCTAGGGTTAATCTAGAACATGGAGTACTAACGAATGATAGTTCACACTTGCATGCATAGAAGAAATTCAGAGTCAACTCTACAGCAATACATGCAGAAATATAATCACTGCTGGCCAATACCAGTAAAGGACATGCTTTTCAAGAGGGGCAATCACATCATTGACAATAGTCAAAATATTAAGCATGGGTAAGGTAAACAATTAATAGTCAGAAAGTCAGATTGACAATAATATTAAGCACTAACTAAAAATATTTTGATGGCTTAGTGGGCATATCTAATCTAAGCACAGAAAAGGGGGACATTTTTTTTCTGAATGAAATATATAAGAAAGATGCATATCATTCAGTAACCAGTAGCAATCCATGTAGGCACATGCGACAGCAATTGGTAAGTATAGAGACATAGTTGCGGACTAGTGTGTTGTCTCTGTTCACCCTTTGCACCCATGGGCATTTGAAATTGAAACAAGCCAACGATGGTTGGCTAATCTAGAACATGGCATTTATATGATAGCAGTACGTACatagctagaaaacaaagagcaGTCCATACTTGCATCATCATCTGTAGAAGAACAAACAAAATTACGGCCACCTCTACTCTACATACAGCGGTACTGTACTAGAGAGCCAAACATAATAATTCTACTAGGAGGCCAGTGTAAACACAGAGTCACACCATTGATATATTAAGGCCTAAAACAATCATCATAGTAAGGCTTGGTGGGCACAAAAAGGGGGACATTTTTCAGCCAAACTGAAGAAAGATGCACATCATTCAGTAACGAGTGCAGGTGCATGGTGTAACAATGAGTAATCATTAGCAAGCATAAGTAGTGCGTCACCTGTTTGGCCCACCCCAGCGCACCCATGGGCCGGGCATGATAAAATTGTTACAAGGCACTGATGGTTTGCTAATCTACTTGGAACATATGGTGGCACATGATGGCAGGCAGTACTACATACGATACGAAACAAACAGGGCTCCACAACATattatatactccctctgttcctaaatatttgtctttctagagatttcaacaagtgactacatacggagcaaaatgagtgaatctagactctaaaatatgtctttATACATCCGTACGTTGtcgtccatttgaaatctctaaaaagacaaatactcctatttaggaacggagggagtagtagagaGAACAAAATGAGTCACCTGTACGGCAGGCAGACGGCACTAGTATTTCCATTTCCTAACCAGATGGCGGTAGGACTGCGAGGGATGCGGAAACGAAATCCATCCATCCGCGCAGGAAAGGAAAGGAGAGGATCATCACCATCACGAgaagagaaaaaaaaacagagGCGACGGTACGGTACACTAGGGGAGGGTAGAGGAGCTTACGGTGGCGAGCGGCGACGCGATGTCTCGGCGGCGCACGGCGCGGAGGAGCAGCGAAGTCGCCATGACGGGTTTTGGTGATTTGGGGGAGGGTTTGGGAGGGGAAGAGAAGCGACTCTGCTTTTGTGCGCAGCGTCTAGAGAGAGGGCGGGGAGAATGCTCGAGACTcgtctagagagagagagggcgggAGGGTTGCCGTTGCCgctctagagagagagagagtttttCTTTTTGAGAAAACTCTAGAGAGAGAGTGGAAGGCTCTGGAACACCCCACACAGTGGGCCGTGGAGGCTTTTTCTCCCTTATTAGTTATGCTTGGGCCGCCACGGGCTCTCTCTCTCGGTTCACCCACTTCATCATCAAAATTCTCTCCAGAAAAAAAAACCTCATCATCGAAGAACAAAGATTCCAGCTCAAAAAAAGGAGAAGAGCAGCTTCTCGCTTCGTAATTCTCGATGCCTCACATCTACGCTCTCGACCCCCTTTTTTACGCGAAATGATCGCGGCACACACACCAACTTTCACCTGCCGCTCTACTAGGCCCTAGCTGTCATTGTTTCTCCTCCTTCTAGCCGCTTCCTCTCAATGCCCTATGGGTCCACGTCTTCTCTTAGCGCCGGGGACGGCATATCGAGCGCGACGGGCTCCCCGTTTTGGTTTTTCATTTGTTTCGTTTTCTTTTTTTCCTCctttttttggctttttcatgcaaaaaaataaaattatCAATCCCGCACGAAACTAATTTTGAATACCTCGATGTGACAAATCCAACATGGAAATCATTTGTAATTTGAACACGGAATTCAAGATATAAAACATTTCGCAAAAAGATTCTACCAAAGAGAAAAACTGCCAGGTTGCAACAAGGGTGCGCCACTAGTCCTTGGGTCGCAATTACTATCTTGCTAAGTTCAGTTGTCATAACTGTTCGGCATCCACAGACCATCCTGACCGACGGTCATAATTTTTCTTAATATGTCCTTGAGTTTATTCGACACTTGAGCAAAACACAGATTGGAGAAGAATATGGTACCTGGGTTCCCTTTATTGGAACTATGTTCCTTTTTACCTTGGAAAATTATACAGTTACCCCATGGGCGACTTTTGAAAGGGGTACCCCTTAATCCATGATTTCAGTCAAGTTAACGTTGAAATCGCAAAGGAGGAGGCATCAGACGAGTTAATTGGGCCAGCCCATTTTTAGTTTTGAAATTTTGTTCACATTTtaataaaaatgttttgaattTCGAAAAATATTCATATCTTTACAAAGAATGTTCAAAGCTTCAAAAAAATAATCAATATGCCAAGTTTTGTTTACATTACATAAAATTTTTTGATTCCAAACATGAAAAAAAAATGatcaaaaataaaaattaaattatccaaattttcaaaatttctcGCTTTTCCAACAATGTTCcaatttttttttccaaaaagTGTTCCCAGATTTTCTATAATGTTTGCTACAATGCCTTGTTCCAGCATTGCAGTTGCTCGGTCGATCTCTGCAGTCCTTGGTCTAGAGATACTGTGCATTTCCCGCATGCTTCCCTGTGCTACTAATGGGTCGGTCCACTCAggaacacccccccccccccccctgcgaAAGGGCGACTACTTGTCGCAATGAGTGTCATATCGGAGCTCCCGCGATCGTGTCTACACgttctttttcttgttttttttaCTACCATTCCAATTTTAGGGCCAGGTCTTATTCCCCTAATGGGACAGGGAATAGTGATCAAACGCACACTCCCATGCCTAGTATATGGGCTAGCCTATCCATGTTTCCTCCAAATTACCAGTTTCGAGAAGGTTCTAGGAACTTCCCTGAAATGGTTTTTCCATTTATACTTTTTTTcaatttcaatttttttgtttCTTATTCATTTATTTTACATTTTTATTCCATTTTTTCATTTCATGAACATTTTAGAACAATGGGAACACTTTCTGAATTTtgggaacattttttaaattgtttaacatttttcgaaattcaagaacattttctaaagTCTAGAAACGTTTTTCTTATTAATAATATTTTGAAATAAAAATCAAATATCaaattcatgaaccttttttGAAATATAggaatatttttttcaaattcatgaacatttttcgaaATTCAAGAACATTTCTAAAGTCTAGAAACGTTTTTCTTATTAATAATATTTTGAAATACAAACCAAATATCaaattcatgaaccttttttAAAATATaggaatattttttcaaattcatgaacattttttagaaTATGGAAATAATTTTAAAATTTGTGACCATTTTTTGAACCTTCAAACGTGTTTTTCAACTTCCTGATAATTTTTCTAAATTTTAATATTTTTCCGAAACTTTTGTACAAAAATTTAAAATTACAGAAAACATctatgaaaaagaaaaatataCCATACTGTTCTTTCGATTTcctttattattatttttttcaaaaaacgCAATTTTTCAGATGAAAATGATCGCAGCCTTGAAAAAAATATTTGCGCTTTTGGAATATAATGGTCTATTTTTGCAAAAATGTTCATGGTTTTGAAATTTTGTTCACATTCTAATAAAAAAGTTCCAAATTTCGAAAAATATTCATATTTTACAAAGAGTGTTCAAAGTTTCAAATGATAAAAAAATTCAAGTTTTGTTtacattttaaaaaatgtttggattccaaataatgttcattttttaggaaaaaagaaaaaaagataaaAATAAAATTATCGCATTTTCAAAATTTGTCGCATTTCCAAAAAAAATAAAT contains:
- the LOC109769830 gene encoding heat shock 70 kDa protein, mitochondrial isoform X3; this translates as MEGKDAKVIENSEGARTTPSVVAFSPKGELLVGIPAKRQAVTNPQNTFFGTKRMIGRRFDDPQTQKEMNMVPYKIVKAPNGDAWVETTDGKQYSPSQIGGFVLTKMKETAESYLGKSISKAVITVPAYFNDAQRQATKDAGRIAGLDVQRIINEPTAAALSYGTNNKEGLIAVFDLGGGTFDVSILEISNGVFEVKATNGDTFLGGEDFDNTLLEFLVSEYKNTENIDLSKDRLALQRLREAAEKAKIELSSTTQTEINLPFITADASGAKHLNITLTRSKFESLVNSLIERTREPCKSCLKDAGITTKDVDEVLLVGGMTRVPKVQEIVSEIFGKAPSKGVNPDEAVAMGAAIQGGILRGDVKELLLLDVTPLSLGIETLGGIFTRLISRNTTIPTKKSQVFSTAADNQTQVGIKVLQGEREMASDNKLLGEFDLVGIPPAPRGTPQVEVTFDIDANGIVTVSAKDKATGKEQQITIRSSGGLSEAEIQKMVQEAEVHSHKDQERKALIDVRNTADTTIYSVEKSLGEYRDKVPAEVVSEIEAAVAELRAEMASDDAEKIKAKMDAANRAVSKIGQHMSGGGGGAAGDEPGSQGGGGDEAREAEYEEVKK
- the LOC109769830 gene encoding heat shock 70 kDa protein, mitochondrial isoform X1, which translates into the protein MATSLLLRAVRRRDIASPLATLTANVQSTYAAANVCSRWGTFARTFSAKPIGNEVIGIDLGTTNSCVAVMEGKDAKVIENSEGARTTPSVVAFSPKGELLVGIPAKRQAVTNPQNTFFGTKRMIGRRFDDPQTQKEMNMVPYKIVKAPNGDAWVETTDGKQYSPSQIGGFVLTKMKETAESYLGKSISKAVITVPAYFNDAQRQATKDAGRIAGLDVQRIINEPTAAALSYGTNNKEGLIAVFDLGGGTFDVSILEISNGVFEVKATNGDTFLGGEDFDNTLLEFLVSEYKNTENIDLSKDRLALQRLREAAEKAKIELSSTTQTEINLPFITADASGAKHLNITLTRSKFESLVNSLIERTREPCKSCLKDAGITTKDVDEVLLVGGMTRVPKVQEIVSEIFGKAPSKGVNPDEAVAMGAAIQGGILRGDVKELLLLDVTPLSLGIETLGGIFTRLISRNTTIPTKKSQVFSTAADNQTQVGIKVLQGEREMASDNKLLGEFDLVGIPPAPRGTPQVEVTFDIDANGIVTVSAKDKATGKEQQITIRSSGGLSEAEIQKMVQEAEVHSHKDQERKALIDVRNTADTTIYSVEKSLGEYRDKVPAEVVSEIEAAVAELRAEMASDDAEKIKAKMDAANRAVSKIGQHMSGGGGGAAGDEPGSQGGGGDEAREAEYEEVKK
- the LOC109769830 gene encoding heat shock 70 kDa protein, mitochondrial isoform X2 translates to MSCLLVVEESWLSGAAVELTANVQSTYAAANVCSRWGTFARTFSAKPIGNEVIGIDLGTTNSCVAVMEGKDAKVIENSEGARTTPSVVAFSPKGELLVGIPAKRQAVTNPQNTFFGTKRMIGRRFDDPQTQKEMNMVPYKIVKAPNGDAWVETTDGKQYSPSQIGGFVLTKMKETAESYLGKSISKAVITVPAYFNDAQRQATKDAGRIAGLDVQRIINEPTAAALSYGTNNKEGLIAVFDLGGGTFDVSILEISNGVFEVKATNGDTFLGGEDFDNTLLEFLVSEYKNTENIDLSKDRLALQRLREAAEKAKIELSSTTQTEINLPFITADASGAKHLNITLTRSKFESLVNSLIERTREPCKSCLKDAGITTKDVDEVLLVGGMTRVPKVQEIVSEIFGKAPSKGVNPDEAVAMGAAIQGGILRGDVKELLLLDVTPLSLGIETLGGIFTRLISRNTTIPTKKSQVFSTAADNQTQVGIKVLQGEREMASDNKLLGEFDLVGIPPAPRGTPQVEVTFDIDANGIVTVSAKDKATGKEQQITIRSSGGLSEAEIQKMVQEAEVHSHKDQERKALIDVRNTADTTIYSVEKSLGEYRDKVPAEVVSEIEAAVAELRAEMASDDAEKIKAKMDAANRAVSKIGQHMSGGGGGAAGDEPGSQGGGGDEAREAEYEEVKK